The Sulfolobus acidocaldarius DSM 639 genome has a window encoding:
- a CDS encoding M20 family metallopeptidase, with product MDLLEDKFEEIKEEALDRLKEIIKIPTENPPGLNYQKIVDKLDEILRDLGYKTEIFNPSEEELKRLVRFGEGDRPNLVGYIGNGGTKIAFNGHYDVVPAGSGWNVSPYSAVVKDGKLYGRGSADMKSGIIAGIYGVELLKRAKSFPSNLQVIQTFVPDEETVGNVNAGAHYLVEKGVLKRGKVDYVIFTEPTGSDNICYGHRGAIWAIVKIYGKKSHGGLPQLGVDAVKVSMKIIQELYNSVPEIVSKYNIIPEVSKRPSVLVGTVRCGSWMNTVADYCELSIVRRLIPEENLDEVRSKIINVIEKVTMDFKAKYDYDEFYSVETITSDVKNEIYEVMRRKIREVRQREPGLVLSPGTFDMRFTVKEGIPSINYGPGRIEQAHATDEYVEIKDFFDSIKVLSLTLLELSKTIK from the coding sequence ATGGACTTGTTAGAGGATAAATTTGAGGAGATCAAGGAAGAGGCTTTAGATCGTTTAAAGGAGATTATTAAGATACCGACTGAGAACCCTCCGGGTTTAAACTACCAAAAGATTGTGGATAAGCTTGATGAGATCTTAAGAGATTTAGGCTATAAGACAGAGATCTTCAACCCATCTGAAGAGGAACTAAAGAGACTGGTTAGGTTTGGAGAAGGTGATCGACCAAACCTAGTCGGCTACATAGGTAATGGAGGGACTAAAATTGCGTTCAACGGTCATTATGACGTAGTTCCCGCAGGATCTGGTTGGAATGTAAGTCCTTATTCAGCTGTTGTAAAGGATGGTAAATTATATGGTAGAGGCTCAGCCGACATGAAGTCAGGGATCATTGCAGGGATATATGGCGTTGAGTTGTTAAAAAGGGCGAAATCATTTCCTTCCAATTTACAGGTAATACAGACATTTGTTCCAGATGAGGAGACTGTCGGAAACGTAAATGCTGGAGCCCATTACCTCGTAGAAAAAGGTGTTTTAAAGAGAGGTAAAGTGGACTACGTCATATTTACAGAGCCTACAGGTTCTGACAATATATGTTACGGTCACAGGGGAGCTATATGGGCAATTGTGAAAATATATGGAAAGAAAAGCCATGGGGGGCTTCCTCAGCTAGGAGTAGACGCTGTGAAAGTATCCATGAAAATAATACAAGAGTTATACAATTCCGTACCAGAGATAGTCTCTAAATACAATATCATACCTGAGGTCTCCAAGAGACCTTCAGTCTTGGTTGGAACTGTTAGATGTGGGAGTTGGATGAATACAGTAGCTGATTATTGTGAATTAAGTATAGTCAGGAGACTAATCCCAGAGGAAAACCTAGATGAAGTAAGAAGTAAAATTATTAACGTCATAGAAAAGGTTACAATGGACTTTAAGGCTAAATACGACTATGACGAGTTTTATTCAGTGGAGACAATCACATCAGATGTTAAAAATGAAATATATGAAGTAATGAGGAGGAAAATCAGAGAGGTCAGGCAAAGGGAACCAGGGCTGGTACTATCCCCTGGAACTTTTGATATGAGATTCACAGTTAAGGAGGGGATTCCATCAATAAACTATGGACCAGGGAGAATAGAACAGGCTCATGCCACGGATGAATATGTGGAAATAAAAGACTTCTTCGATAGCATCAAAGTGTTAAGCTTGACGCTATTAGAACTAAGTAAGACCATCAAGTAA
- a CDS encoding M20 family metallo-hydrolase, producing the protein MDENRFVETFHKLSNIGWTEEGAMRVALNEYDIQVRIELTKILSSLGAEIKVDDAGNIIANIAGEKEDKIAIGSHMDSVPYGGKYDGFYGVMAGLEILRGLREHGVRTNHTISLIDFTNEEGSRFKPSLMGSGLTTGVFNREYVYSIVDKDGITFEKALERSGFLGNESNRIIHDKPKFYLELHIEQGPVLEEEGYQIGIPLGIVGLTVCEFKFKGQSSQAGPTPMDRRRDALVGASKFITNIRDYARRTSDLRATVGIVNLKPNIYNAIPGEVTLTLDLRSIEKEDRERALREAKRLAEEIADQEKLEVEEKHLWTAEQVKFDKEVVSVIEKACNQLGLKYKFLYSWAGHDAQYMTRVSRVGMIFIPSHLGISHSKEEYSSDRDMVNGLRVLAKTVELLDGLT; encoded by the coding sequence ATAGACGAGAATCGTTTCGTGGAAACATTCCATAAACTGAGTAACATTGGATGGACTGAAGAGGGAGCCATGAGGGTAGCTCTGAATGAATATGACATACAAGTAAGGATTGAACTTACCAAAATTCTTTCCTCTTTAGGGGCTGAAATTAAAGTTGATGACGCAGGAAATATAATAGCAAATATAGCAGGTGAAAAAGAGGACAAGATAGCGATAGGCTCACATATGGACTCTGTCCCCTACGGAGGAAAATATGATGGGTTTTATGGAGTAATGGCAGGTTTAGAAATATTAAGAGGATTACGAGAACATGGAGTTCGCACTAATCACACCATTTCGCTTATTGATTTCACAAATGAGGAGGGATCAAGGTTCAAACCCTCACTTATGGGCTCAGGTCTCACAACAGGGGTCTTCAACAGGGAGTACGTATACTCTATAGTTGATAAAGACGGTATTACGTTTGAAAAAGCCCTAGAGAGATCGGGTTTTTTAGGTAATGAGAGTAACAGAATAATTCACGATAAGCCGAAATTTTACCTTGAGTTACACATTGAACAAGGACCAGTACTAGAGGAGGAAGGATACCAGATAGGGATTCCCTTAGGAATAGTGGGGTTAACTGTGTGTGAATTCAAGTTTAAAGGTCAATCTAGTCAGGCGGGACCGACACCAATGGATCGGAGAAGAGACGCACTAGTAGGTGCTTCAAAATTTATCACCAATATAAGGGATTATGCCAGACGTACCAGTGATCTAAGAGCAACTGTAGGTATAGTGAACCTGAAACCCAATATTTATAACGCCATACCTGGTGAAGTGACATTGACTCTTGACCTGAGAAGTATAGAAAAGGAGGATAGAGAAAGAGCGCTAAGAGAGGCTAAGAGGCTAGCTGAAGAGATAGCAGATCAAGAGAAGCTAGAGGTGGAGGAGAAACACTTGTGGACTGCTGAGCAGGTAAAATTTGATAAGGAAGTTGTCAGCGTTATTGAGAAGGCTTGTAATCAACTTGGGTTAAAGTACAAGTTCTTATACAGTTGGGCTGGTCATGATGCTCAATACATGACAAGGGTTTCAAGGGTGGGAATGATATTCATACCATCTCATCTTGGTATAAGCCATTCCAAAGAGGAATATTCGTCTGATAGGGACATGGTCAACGGTTTAAGAGTACTTGCGAAGACTGTAGAATTACTTGATGGTCTTACTTAG
- a CDS encoding MFS transporter — MRKSVVIGWLGTFMQLLIRLSWGVIALPISILLNLNPVEVGFVASSFYIGYILFSIPWGLIIDKIGPNKAMATSSAILVPLNLILFLFLRSYVLIVIIYLMEGIIASSIFPSAMKIIAITYAGSSHLTFYVAILESAGPITILLLGAVSSFILDSWKFLFLFFAVGFSVLCLLSLKLKVNSKSTEVKRSFSVLFNKKIILATLIRLGELWATWGTTTWIFSMLVVYRDIPVTLSASFLFLFGLGQLIGILSVESLVAVMGDKNVILINLIGFILVTLLIIITFNPYLVVAEAFLLGVFSFSYRPPTDSIIMKIGGESRAGTSIGFANAVSQLGTMIAPSLVGFVLFLTKSFAFSMFALDLGCVISIISLFLLSKLK; from the coding sequence ATGCGTAAGAGCGTTGTTATAGGCTGGTTAGGGACTTTCATGCAACTTCTCATAAGACTTAGCTGGGGAGTTATCGCCCTACCTATATCTATTTTACTTAACTTGAATCCTGTGGAAGTAGGGTTCGTAGCCTCCTCTTTCTACATAGGATATATCTTGTTTTCCATTCCCTGGGGGCTAATAATTGACAAAATTGGTCCTAACAAGGCTATGGCTACATCATCTGCTATTTTAGTTCCACTTAACCTTATACTGTTCTTGTTTCTAAGATCATACGTGCTAATAGTGATAATTTACTTGATGGAAGGAATTATTGCGTCTTCAATATTTCCATCTGCAATGAAAATAATAGCCATTACCTATGCGGGAAGTTCCCATCTGACATTTTATGTTGCTATCCTAGAAAGTGCAGGACCGATTACTATCTTGCTTCTTGGAGCGGTCTCGTCGTTTATACTGGATTCATGGAAATTCTTGTTCTTATTCTTTGCCGTAGGTTTTAGTGTGTTGTGTCTTCTCAGTTTAAAGTTAAAGGTTAATTCGAAGTCCACCGAGGTCAAAAGATCTTTTAGTGTGCTCTTCAACAAGAAGATTATATTAGCCACCTTGATAAGACTTGGTGAACTGTGGGCTACATGGGGGACGACAACATGGATATTCTCTATGTTAGTGGTTTATAGAGACATTCCCGTAACTCTATCAGCGTCATTCCTTTTCCTCTTCGGATTAGGTCAACTGATAGGTATACTGAGCGTGGAAAGCTTGGTAGCAGTAATGGGAGATAAGAATGTCATACTGATTAATTTAATAGGGTTTATCTTAGTCACTTTACTCATTATAATAACATTTAACCCCTACCTAGTAGTAGCTGAGGCATTTCTTTTAGGAGTGTTTTCGTTCTCCTATAGACCCCCTACAGACTCCATCATAATGAAGATAGGGGGAGAAAGTAGGGCAGGTACTTCAATTGGGTTCGCTAATGCAGTGTCACAATTGGGAACTATGATAGCTCCTAGCTTAGTGGGATTCGTCCTGTTTTTAACTAAGAGTTTTGCATTCTCTATGTTTGCCTTAGACCTGGGCTGTGTAATTTCTATCATAAGCTTGTTTCTTCTCTCAAAACTTAAATGA